The DNA window CCACTagttacatatatacatatatatacatatatatacacaaacacACAGCTCAGCACCAAAAACCTTTTCTTTCTTGATCTCTTATATTCTCTTTTCCCCACCATTTTCTACCCATTCATTACTACTTCCCCATATCTActcttcttttctcttaaggGACCTCAACCTACTTTTTACAAGTGTCTTTAAAGCTTTTCTCTTTTCAACCTAtcttttagcatttttttttttgaaagaaatttcATTACATTTTTTAGAAATCAAAAAACAATTTGTGTAAGATTTTGAGATTACTAATAAAGCCAATGAATAATATCCATCAAAACCTTATCAAAATTATTATGTTATTAAAATATTACTATTGTGGTAAACATACACCTTTCGTGATTATCTGAATTCATATTAACTTAAGTGATGTTAGCACTTTATAGTGCCTCTTTTGTATAGTTAAATCTACATTTAATTACTTGAATTTGTTAAGTTGATGAGAACCATAATTATATAGTggtaaatatttctattttgaaaaatgCCCTTTTCCTCTATATAAAAATGTTAGTTATTTAACTGATTATTAGACTTAATTtcgtttatttttcattgtataaAAGTGaatataactaaaaaaatatcacataatgaaatacaaacAATAATCAAGTCTCACTTATTTGGCTAAAGTCAAAAtgctaaaaagaaaaacataatcATATGAACTAGACCACCAAAAACCCTCACATATCACAAATGGAGACCCCCAAGaatccataaaaatataccaaaaaaaaaaaaattacagaaaCAAGAACAATATGTTTCTAAATAAGAAAAAGAATacacaaataaatatttaaatctaCATCAATTTAATCTCCACACCTCACAACGGtgctccattattattattcaatttatttagTTATTCTTTTAGAAAAGAAGTACTGCTGCTACTCCTCCCAAAATTACCATCATACCCATCTTACTTCCCTTAACGCACGCGCTGCCACCGGCCGGCGTCGATTCCACTGGTGACTCGCTCCCACTGTCAGGTCCCGGGCCAGCTGCCGGTGACCCCATAGGTGTCATTGGGCCCGGCGGTGTCTCAACTGGGCTTTCCGTAGGTGAGCTACCCATGGTCGGTGGGCTTGCCATCATTGTTGGTGGGCTTGCCATCATAGTTGGTGGGCTGGCCATCATAGTTGGTGGGCTCGCCATCATTGTTGGTGGGCTTGCCATCATTGTTGGTGGGCTTGCCATGGTACTCGGCGGCGTGGCACTGACAGGTGGCGGTGTTGAAGGAGTTGAAGGGGTTGAGGGTGGCATCGACATGGAACCGGTTGGGGCAGTAGCCGGTGGCATCATCATTTGAGCAGTGGAAAATGCTGCAAGAGTTAGGGAGACAGCTAGGAAGAGGGTGGCGCGTGTGAGACCCATTTCTCCGGCCGCCAGAGCGCGtcggtatatatatatttatatatttatagagagagagagaagagagagaggaataGGAATAAGAGTAGGAGCTGGAGTGAGGTGAGGTTTGATATATAGAGGAAAATTTTAGGAGAATTTGATCTTTAATTGTGGACACAATTGTAAAGCTCATCAAAATTGAGTGTCACTCATCGTAATATTGTGACACGTGTTATTCCAGAATGGAATTTT is part of the Cannabis sativa cultivar Pink pepper isolate KNU-18-1 chromosome 5, ASM2916894v1, whole genome shotgun sequence genome and encodes:
- the LOC133038477 gene encoding classical arabinogalactan protein 9, which gives rise to MGLTRATLFLAVSLTLAAFSTAQMMMPPATAPTGSMSMPPSTPSTPSTPPPVSATPPSTMASPPTMMASPPTMMASPPTMMASPPTMMASPPTMMASPPTMGSSPTESPVETPPGPMTPMGSPAAGPGPDSGSESPVESTPAGGSACVKGSKMGMMVILGGVAAVLLF